The genomic DNA AACCCCTGCATCTTCGAATACGTCTATTTCGCCCGCCCCGATTCGCTGATCGACGGCGTCTCGGTCTACGGCTCGCGCCTGCGCATGGGTGAGTACCTGGCCGACAAGCTGGCCCGCACGCTGCGCCTGGGTGACATCGACGTGGTCATGCCGATTCCCGACTCCTCGCGTCCGGCCGCCATGCAGCTCGCTGCCCGGCTCAACCTGAACTACCGCGAAGGCCTGATCAAGAACCGCTACGTGGGCCGCACCTTCATCATGCCGGGGCAGGCCGTGCGCAAGAAGTCCGTGCGCCAGAAGCTCAATGCGATCGGCATGGAGTTCAAGGGCAAGAACGTGCTGCTGGTCGATGATTCCATCGTGCGTGGCACCACCAGCCGCGAAATCGTGGACATGGCGCGCGCCGCTGGCGCGAACAAGGTCTACATGGCCTCGGCCGCGCCGCCCGTGCGTTTCCCCAACGTCTACGGCATCGACATGCCCACCCAGACGGAACTGATCGCCCATGGCCGGGACGAACAGGAAGTGGCCCGCATCATCGGCGCCGATGCCCTGATCTACCAGGACATCGCGGCCATGCAGCAGGCCGTCACCGACCTGAATCCTGCGTTGACGCGCTTCGATGCGTCGTGCTTCACGGGCGAGTACATCACCGGCGACATCACGCCGGAGTACCTGGCCCGCCTGGGCGAGCGCCGCGAAGCCGCGGAGCATGAGGCCGGCGGCCTGCAGTTCAACATGGGCTATGCCGCGAACGAAGCCTGAGCACCGCGGGCCGCGCACGCCTGGCGCTTGTGCTGAATGACAGAACGCCCCGTCCGATGGACGGGGCGTTCTGTTTTCCGGGTCTTGACGGCGCGGGCGGTGAGGTCAGGCGCGCCGGGTGGCTGCCAGGATCAGCAGCAGGCCGAGCACGACGAAGAGCGACAGGCTCCAGATGGCGTATTCGATGCCGAGCACGTGCACGACGGCGTCCATGCAGCTGGCATAGATGCCGAACAGCCAGGGCACCGCGGCGTCCAGGCCGATGCTGGTCATGAAGCGGTCGGCGAAAGTCTGGTCGCACGAGAACAGCTTGGCGGCGACGTTGAACTGGTACCAGGCGGCCAGCACGCCGGAGGCGGCCAGCAGGACGCCCAGGCTTGCCAGCGCGCGGCGCGCCAGGCCCGCGGGCAGGAGCAGCCCGAGCAGGCACAGCCCGCCGATGGCGAGGTAGATCAGGCGCTGCATGACGCACCAGGCGCAAGGCGGCATGTCGAAGGCGTATTGCGACACCAGCGCGATGCCGACGGCGCCCAGGCTGAGCGTGGCGACCAGGCCCAGCAGGAAGCGGGAATTGAAAGTCATGATGCGATTACCTTGCCGAGCAGGAAGGACAGGGGGGAGGGAGCCCCCGCGGGGGCGACCCCTGCACGGACCAGCCATTGCAGCAACAGTTCCGATATCCCTTCCCAGACGATCTGCACGCCCAGGCACAGCAGGATGAATGCGGACAGTCGCATGAACACCGCCGTGCCGCTTTCGCCCAGCTTATGCAGGAAGCGCGCGGCGAAACGCAGGCACAGGAACAGCGAGAAAGAGACGAGCAGCAGGGCGGGCAGGGAGCCCGCCAGGCGGACCATGCTGGTGGCCGTCTGGTCGTCGCGCAGCGAGGCGCCCACGGTGATGGCCGCGGCGATGGTGCCGGGCCCGCAACTGATGGGGAAGGTCAGGGGGTAGAACGCGCGGGCGCGCGCCATTTCGCTGGTGAAGGGCTCGGCCAGCTGCGCGGCGTGGCCGGTGCCGCCGTCGGGCGAGTTCACGAGGCGCCAGGCGCTGGCGATGACGAGCATGCCGCCGCCCACGCGCACGATGGCCAGCGAGATGCCGAAGAACGCCAGCACGATATGGCCAAGCGTCATGGCGATCACCAGCATCATCAGCGCGTTCAGGGCGATGCGCTTGGCCAGCGCGGCGCGCGTGGCCAGCGACGCGCCTTCCGTCAGCGAGAGGAAGATCGGCGCGACGGCGGGCGGATTCAGGATCGGGAAGAGGGTGGCCAGCGCGAACAGCAGGCTGCTCAGGAAGATCGGGGCGTAGTGATCAAGCAGCACGTTTCGCCCCATCCGACAGCAGCTCGATGATGCTGCGTTCGAAACGCAACTGGCTGCGCGGATGCTCGAGCGCGGACCCGTCGATCACGAAGACGTCCTCGACGCGGTCGCCCAGCGTCATCACCTTGGCGGTCTGCAGGTTGATGCCGTGTTCGTTGAACACCTGCGCCAGGCCGTGCAGGAGGCCGGGGCGGTCGGTGGCGGTCAGCGACAGGCGCCAGGACTTGCTGCGCTCATCGGGCTGCAGTTCGACATGGGGGCGGATGGGGAAGATGCGCGACAGCCGGGATTGCCGCGAGCTGCCGTAGCGCGCGCCTTGCTGTTCGACCTGCGCGGCGCTGGCGGTGTCGGCCAGCCGGGATGCCAGTTCGTGTTCGACCAGCGTGGCCTGGGCGCGCAGGTTGCCGACGTGATCGGGCGCCAGCACGATGAAGCTGTCCAGTGCCCAGCCCAGGCGGGTGGTGTGGATGCGTGCGTCCTGGATGCTCATGTTGCGCATGCCGAAATAGCCGCAGATCGCGGCGAAGAGTTCCGGCGTGTCGCGCGTGTAGACCATGACCTGCAGGCCTTCGCCCTGCTCGGTGGGGCGCACCTTCACCACCGGCTCTCCGGGGTTCACGCGGTGATACAGGTGGCGGGTGTGCCAGGCGATCTCGGCCGCATCGTGGCGCAGGAAGTAGGCCACGTCCAGCTGGTTCCAGAACGCATCGCGGGCGTCGTCGCGCAGGCCGGCCAGGCGGGTGAGGCGGGCGGCTTCCTCGCGGCGTTGCGCCAGCACGGTGTTGGCGTCGCCCGGCCGGGCGCCGCCCAGCACGGCCAGCGTCAGGCGATAGAGGTCTTCCAGCAGCTTGCCTTTCCACGCGTTCCAGACCTTCGGGCTGGTGCCGCGGATGTCGGCCACCGTCAGCAGATACAGGGCGGTCAGGTGGCGTTCGTCGCCAACGGCCTGCGCGAAGCCGCGCACGACCTCGGGGTCGGAGAGGTCGCGTTTCTGCGCCACCGTGGACATGAGCAGGTGCTTGCGCACGAGGAATTCGGCCAGCTCGGCGTCCTCGCTGTCCATGCCGTGGTCCTGGGCGAACTGCCGCACGTCGATGGCGCCCAGTTCGGAGTGGTCGCCGCCCCGGCCCTTGGCGATGTCGTGGAACAGCGCTGCCACGTAGAGCACCCAGTGCCGGTCGAAGCTGGAGATCAGCTGGCTGGCGAGGGGGTACTCCTGCGCGTGCTCGGGCATGGTGAAGCGGCGCAGGTTGCGGATGACGGCCAGCGTGTGCTGGTCGACGGTGTAGACGTGGAAGAGATCGTGCTGCATCTGGCCCACGATGTGCCGGAACACCGGCAGGTAGCGCGGCAGGATGTTCAGCATGGTCATGCGGCGCAGTTCGTGCACGATGCCGCGCGGCTGCTGCAGGATCTGCAGGAACAGCTTGCGGTTGACCGGATTGTCGCGGAATTGCGCGTCGATGCGGTCCCGCGCGTGCCACAGCGCGCGCAGCGTGCGCGCGGACATGCTGGTCAGCTCGGGGTGCTGCTGCATGGTCAGGAACGCGCGCAGCACCAGGGTCGGGTTGCGTTCGAACGCGTCGTCCAGCCGGATGTCCAGGCGGCCATGCAGGTTGCGGAAGTCTTCGTCGATCTCGTGCGCGTCGTCCAGGGGGCGCGGAAACAGCCGCTCCTCGACGTTCTGCACCAGGATCGTATTCAGCTGCGTGACCAGCCGCGCCGCCCAGTAATAGCGCTGCATCAGCACTTCGCTGGCGCGACGCGTGGCGGTCGCCTCGATGCCATAGACCTGGGCCAGGCCGGGCTGCAGGTCGAACAGCACGCGATCCTCGCGGCGTCCGGACAGCAGGTGCAGCTCGATGCGCAGGCGCTTGAAGGCCTGCTCGGCGCGGCGCAGGTCGCGGGCCTCGGTGTCGGTCAGCAGTCCGTTGCGCGCGATGGCGCGCCAGGAGTCGCCGAATCCGGCCGCGCGCGACATCCACAGGATGACCTGCAGGTCGCGCAGGCCACCCGGCGATTCCTTGCAGTTGGGCTCCAGGGAGTAGGGCGTGTCGTTGTAGCGCGCGTGGCGCTGCTGCATCTCCACCCGCTTGTCCTGGAAGAAGCGGCCAGCGTCCAGGCGGTCCTGCATGGCCTGTTCGAACTGGCGCATCAGCGTGCGGCTGCCGCCCAGCCAGCGCGACTCCAGCAGCGAGGTCTCGACCGTGATGTCGGCATCGGCCTCGATCTTGCATTGCGCGATGGTGCGCACGCTGTGGCCGGGCTCCAGGCCGATGTCCCACAGCGCCGCCACCAGGCGTTCCAGTGCGCTTTCGTCCGCCGGGCCGGGGGCGTCGGGCAGGAGCAGCAGCAGGTCGACGTCCGAATAGGGGTACAGCTCGCCGCGGCCGTAGCCGCCGACCGCGGCCAGCGTGGCGCCGGCGGGCAGCGGGCAAAGCTTCAGCAGCTCGCGCAGTGCGTGGTCGGTCGCGCGGCGCAGGTCGCCGAGCAGGGTGTCCGGGCGCAGGTGCTCGCGAAACTGCGCAATGGCGGCGGCGCGCCTGTTGCGCAAGCGGTCACGCAGGTCGGAGAGGTCGGTCTGGCGCATGCTGGGCTCGCGGTGGCGGGCGGGATCAGGGTTGCTGGGCTTGGGAGATCAGCGCGGGCGGCGCTTGCACGCCATCGGAAATGGTCAGCACTTCGTAGCCGGTGTCGGTGACCAGCACGGTGTGTTCCCACTGCGCGGAAAGGCTGTGGTCGCGCGTGACGACGGTCCAGCCGTCGGACAGTTGGCGGATTTCCCGGCGGCCGGCGTTGATCATGGGCTCGACCGTGAAGATCATGCCGGGCACGAGCTTCACGCCGGTGCCGGGCTTGCCATAGTGGAGCACCTGCGGATCCTGGTGGAAGCGGCGGCCGATGCCGTGGCCGCAGAATTCGCGCACCACGGAATAGCCGTTCTTCTCGGCGTATTTCTGGATGGCCGCGCCGACGTCGCCCAGCGTGTTGCCGGGACGGACCTTGTCGATGCCCAGCCACATGCATTCGAAGGTGATGTCGACCAGGCGGCGCGCCAGGATGGTGGGCTCGCCGATGTGGAACATGCGGCTCGTGTCGCCGAACCAGCCGTCCTTGATGATGGTGACGTCGATATTGAGAATGTCCCCGTTTTTCAGCACCTTGTCGCCGGGAACGCCATGACAGACCTGATGGTTGACCGAGGTGCAGATGGCGCCGGTGAAGGGCGGGTAGCCGGGCGGGGCATAGCCCACGGTGGCCGATTTCACGCCCAGTTCCGCGCTGTACTCACGGCACAACCGATCCAGTTCGCCCGTCGTGACGCCAGGTTTGACATGGGGAGCGAGGAAATCCAGGATGCGGGCGGCGTCCTGGCAGGCGGCGCGCATGTTGGCCAGATCGGCCGGATCGGTGACGAGATTCATGTGTGACTTGAGGGCTGCTGTGAAAAGATAGTAGAATTATAGGCTTGCCTCAAAGCGCTGGGACCGTTTTGGGGCTGATGGCAGGAGCGGGGCCGCCAGGCCGCGCGCCAAACCCACACGCCAACCCACAGTCTAGCGTGTCTCTTCGACCGTCCCGAATCGCGTGTTGCGCCACCAGGGTGCCACCTGTCCAGTCATCAAGCAGGGCAGGGGGTGCAGGCGCAATACCAGTCCAAACCCTAGGAGAAATTCTCATGTCCGTTAGCATGCGCGAAATGCTGGAAGCCGGTGTCCACTTCGGCCACCAGACCCGTTACTGGAACCCGAAGATGGCCCCGTACATCTTCGGTCACCGCAACAAGATCCACATCATCAACCTGG from Orrella dioscoreae includes the following:
- the purF gene encoding amidophosphoribosyltransferase, coding for MCGIIGVVGRGPVNQLLYDSLLLLQHRGQDAAGISTSQASNFNMYKAHGLVRDVFRTRNMRSLPGTSGIGHVRYPTAGSSSSAEEAQPFYVNAPFGITLAHNGNLTNWRELRESLFRIDRRHINTNSDSEVLLNVLAHEMQRAANGVSLDEDAIFRAVAAVHKRVRGGYAVVAQIAGYGVLAFRDPNGIRPLCVGRMETEAGVEWMVASESVALEGSGFAFVRDVQPGEAVFIDEDGRFSQRQCAESPSLNPCIFEYVYFARPDSLIDGVSVYGSRLRMGEYLADKLARTLRLGDIDVVMPIPDSSRPAAMQLAARLNLNYREGLIKNRYVGRTFIMPGQAVRKKSVRQKLNAIGMEFKGKNVLLVDDSIVRGTTSREIVDMARAAGANKVYMASAAPPVRFPNVYGIDMPTQTELIAHGRDEQEVARIIGADALIYQDIAAMQQAVTDLNPALTRFDASCFTGEYITGDITPEYLARLGERREAAEHEAGGLQFNMGYAANEA
- a CDS encoding disulfide bond formation protein B; amino-acid sequence: MTFNSRFLLGLVATLSLGAVGIALVSQYAFDMPPCAWCVMQRLIYLAIGGLCLLGLLLPAGLARRALASLGVLLAASGVLAAWYQFNVAAKLFSCDQTFADRFMTSIGLDAAVPWLFGIYASCMDAVVHVLGIEYAIWSLSLFVVLGLLLILAATRRA
- a CDS encoding MarC family protein — protein: MLLDHYAPIFLSSLLFALATLFPILNPPAVAPIFLSLTEGASLATRAALAKRIALNALMMLVIAMTLGHIVLAFFGISLAIVRVGGGMLVIASAWRLVNSPDGGTGHAAQLAEPFTSEMARARAFYPLTFPISCGPGTIAAAITVGASLRDDQTATSMVRLAGSLPALLLVSFSLFLCLRFAARFLHKLGESGTAVFMRLSAFILLCLGVQIVWEGISELLLQWLVRAGVAPAGAPSPLSFLLGKVIAS
- a CDS encoding [protein-PII] uridylyltransferase — protein: MRQTDLSDLRDRLRNRRAAAIAQFREHLRPDTLLGDLRRATDHALRELLKLCPLPAGATLAAVGGYGRGELYPYSDVDLLLLLPDAPGPADESALERLVAALWDIGLEPGHSVRTIAQCKIEADADITVETSLLESRWLGGSRTLMRQFEQAMQDRLDAGRFFQDKRVEMQQRHARYNDTPYSLEPNCKESPGGLRDLQVILWMSRAAGFGDSWRAIARNGLLTDTEARDLRRAEQAFKRLRIELHLLSGRREDRVLFDLQPGLAQVYGIEATATRRASEVLMQRYYWAARLVTQLNTILVQNVEERLFPRPLDDAHEIDEDFRNLHGRLDIRLDDAFERNPTLVLRAFLTMQQHPELTSMSARTLRALWHARDRIDAQFRDNPVNRKLFLQILQQPRGIVHELRRMTMLNILPRYLPVFRHIVGQMQHDLFHVYTVDQHTLAVIRNLRRFTMPEHAQEYPLASQLISSFDRHWVLYVAALFHDIAKGRGGDHSELGAIDVRQFAQDHGMDSEDAELAEFLVRKHLLMSTVAQKRDLSDPEVVRGFAQAVGDERHLTALYLLTVADIRGTSPKVWNAWKGKLLEDLYRLTLAVLGGARPGDANTVLAQRREEAARLTRLAGLRDDARDAFWNQLDVAYFLRHDAAEIAWHTRHLYHRVNPGEPVVKVRPTEQGEGLQVMVYTRDTPELFAAICGYFGMRNMSIQDARIHTTRLGWALDSFIVLAPDHVGNLRAQATLVEHELASRLADTASAAQVEQQGARYGSSRQSRLSRIFPIRPHVELQPDERSKSWRLSLTATDRPGLLHGLAQVFNEHGINLQTAKVMTLGDRVEDVFVIDGSALEHPRSQLRFERSIIELLSDGAKRAA
- the map gene encoding type I methionyl aminopeptidase; its protein translation is MNLVTDPADLANMRAACQDAARILDFLAPHVKPGVTTGELDRLCREYSAELGVKSATVGYAPPGYPPFTGAICTSVNHQVCHGVPGDKVLKNGDILNIDVTIIKDGWFGDTSRMFHIGEPTILARRLVDITFECMWLGIDKVRPGNTLGDVGAAIQKYAEKNGYSVVREFCGHGIGRRFHQDPQVLHYGKPGTGVKLVPGMIFTVEPMINAGRREIRQLSDGWTVVTRDHSLSAQWEHTVLVTDTGYEVLTISDGVQAPPALISQAQQP